A part of Pseudomonas lutea genomic DNA contains:
- the cytX gene encoding putative hydroxymethylpyrimidine transporter CytX, whose protein sequence is MNTPGTYSPDAPVPAAKRVFGGRDLFSLWFSLGIGLMVLQTGALLAPGLGMSGSMAAIVLGTLVGVLLLAAVGVIGSDTGLSSMAALKLSLGSKGAGVPAVLNLLQLVGWGSFEIIVMRDAASLLGAGAFSEGSLWASPLLWTVVFGALATLLAVSGPLAFVRQILRKWGIWLLLAACAWLTFNLVSKADLTALWSRAGDGSMPFAVGFDIAIAMPLSWLPLIADYSRFGKRATAVFGGTALGFFIGNFWLMTLGVAYTLAFAPSGEANALLMALAGAGMGIPLLLILLDESENAFADIHSAAVSSGILLKAKVEHLALAIGIICTLIACFAPLAQYQNFLLLIGSVFAPLFGVVLVDHFVLRRRRQGVATTGLRWTTFLAWIGGICTYHLLANLYPDIGATLPALIIAGLLQLIFNKAISSGRGTAQA, encoded by the coding sequence GTGAACACACCCGGCACCTATTCACCCGACGCCCCCGTGCCCGCCGCCAAGCGGGTTTTTGGTGGGCGTGATCTGTTTTCTCTGTGGTTTTCCCTCGGCATCGGCCTCATGGTCCTGCAGACCGGCGCATTGCTCGCACCGGGCCTGGGCATGTCCGGGTCGATGGCGGCGATCGTTCTGGGCACGCTGGTCGGCGTATTGCTGCTGGCCGCTGTCGGCGTCATCGGCAGTGACACCGGCCTTTCGTCGATGGCTGCGCTCAAGCTCAGCCTTGGCAGCAAGGGCGCAGGTGTGCCGGCGGTCCTTAATCTGCTGCAACTGGTGGGCTGGGGCTCTTTTGAAATCATCGTCATGCGCGACGCCGCCAGCCTGTTGGGCGCCGGCGCATTCTCCGAAGGCAGCCTGTGGGCCAGTCCGCTGCTCTGGACTGTCGTGTTCGGTGCGCTGGCGACGTTGCTGGCGGTCAGCGGTCCGTTGGCCTTCGTCCGGCAAATTTTGCGTAAGTGGGGCATCTGGCTGTTGCTGGCAGCGTGCGCCTGGCTGACATTCAACCTGGTCAGCAAGGCCGATCTGACGGCCTTGTGGTCACGCGCGGGGGACGGCTCGATGCCGTTTGCTGTGGGCTTCGACATCGCTATCGCCATGCCGCTTTCCTGGCTGCCGCTGATTGCGGACTATTCCCGATTCGGCAAGCGCGCCACCGCAGTCTTCGGCGGCACAGCGCTGGGCTTCTTCATCGGCAATTTCTGGCTGATGACCCTCGGCGTCGCCTACACCCTGGCCTTTGCACCCAGCGGCGAAGCCAATGCCCTGCTGATGGCGCTGGCGGGCGCAGGGATGGGCATTCCGCTGCTGCTCATTCTTCTGGATGAATCGGAAAACGCGTTCGCCGACATTCACTCCGCTGCAGTGTCGAGCGGGATTCTTCTCAAGGCCAAAGTCGAACACCTGGCGCTGGCCATCGGCATCATCTGCACACTGATCGCCTGCTTTGCGCCGCTGGCCCAATACCAGAACTTCCTGTTACTGATCGGCTCGGTGTTCGCGCCATTGTTCGGCGTGGTGCTGGTGGATCACTTCGTCCTGCGCCGCCGCCGACAGGGCGTCGCGACGACGGGCTTGCGCTGGACGACTTTCCTGGCATGGATTGGCGGGATTTGCACCTACCACCTGCTGGCGAATCTTTATCCGGATATCGGAGCAACGTTGCCAGCGCTGATCATCGCTGGCTTGTTGCAGCTCATATTCAATAAAGCGATCAGCTCCGGCCGGGGAACAGCTCAGGCTTGA
- the thiC gene encoding phosphomethylpyrimidine synthase ThiC, producing MSTTLKNANLSESAQVDSGSVQPFTRSRKIYVQGSRPDIRVPMREISLDVTPTGFSGTGGSGEINAPVCVYDTSGPYTDPNVIIDVRKGLADVRSPWIESRADTERLPGLTSNFGQERLADAELTKLRFAHVRNPRRAKAGANVSQMHYARQGIITAEMEYVALRENMKLQEARAAGLLTQQHPGHSFGASIPKEITPEFVREEIARGRAIIPANINHVELEPMIIGRNFLVKINGNIGNSALGSSIEEEVAKLTWGIRWGSDTVMDLSTGKHIHETREWIIRNSPVPIGTVPIYQALEKVGGAAEDLTWELFRDTLIEQAEQGVDYFTIHAGVLLRYVPLTAKRVTGIVSRGGSIMAKWCLAHHKENFLYTHFDDICEIMKAYDVSFSLGDGLRPGSIADANDEAQFGELETLGELTKIAWKHDVQCMIEGPGHVPMQLIKENMDKQLECCDEAPFYTLGPLTTDIAPGYDHITSGIGAAMIGWFGCAMLCYVTPKEHLGLPNKDDVKTGIITYKIAAHAADLAKGHPGAQIRDNALSKARFEFRWEDQFNLGLDPDTARAYHDETLPKDSAKVAHFCSMCGPKFCSMKITQEVREYAANQKIDAVDVSVIEGMREQAERFKQEGSQLYKKV from the coding sequence ATGAGTACAACACTAAAAAATGCCAACCTGAGTGAATCCGCCCAAGTCGATTCGGGGTCGGTTCAGCCGTTTACCCGCTCGCGAAAAATCTACGTTCAGGGCTCCCGTCCGGACATTCGCGTGCCCATGCGTGAAATCAGCCTGGACGTCACCCCTACGGGCTTTTCCGGGACCGGTGGCAGCGGTGAGATCAACGCGCCGGTGTGCGTGTACGACACGTCCGGCCCTTACACCGACCCCAACGTCATCATCGATGTGCGCAAAGGCCTGGCCGACGTGCGTTCGCCCTGGATCGAGTCTCGGGCTGACACCGAACGCCTGCCAGGACTGACGTCGAACTTCGGCCAGGAGCGCCTGGCCGATGCCGAACTGACAAAATTGCGTTTCGCCCACGTTCGCAACCCGCGCAGGGCGAAGGCGGGGGCAAACGTCAGCCAGATGCACTATGCGCGTCAGGGCATCATCACCGCCGAGATGGAATACGTCGCGCTGCGCGAAAACATGAAGCTGCAGGAAGCCCGGGCCGCCGGCCTTCTGACTCAACAGCATCCCGGCCATAGCTTCGGTGCAAGCATTCCGAAAGAGATCACCCCTGAGTTTGTCCGCGAAGAAATTGCCCGCGGCCGCGCGATCATTCCCGCCAACATCAACCACGTGGAGCTCGAGCCGATGATCATCGGCCGCAACTTTCTAGTGAAGATCAACGGCAACATCGGCAACAGCGCGCTGGGTTCTTCAATCGAAGAAGAAGTCGCGAAGCTGACGTGGGGCATTCGTTGGGGGTCGGACACGGTCATGGACCTGTCCACCGGCAAGCACATTCACGAAACCCGGGAGTGGATCATCCGCAACTCGCCCGTGCCCATCGGCACCGTGCCAATTTATCAGGCGCTGGAAAAAGTCGGCGGGGCGGCTGAGGACCTGACGTGGGAACTGTTTCGCGACACCCTGATCGAGCAAGCGGAGCAAGGCGTTGACTACTTCACTATCCACGCCGGCGTGCTGTTGCGGTATGTGCCGCTGACGGCCAAACGCGTGACCGGGATCGTCAGCCGTGGCGGCTCCATCATGGCCAAGTGGTGCCTGGCGCATCACAAAGAGAATTTCCTTTACACCCACTTCGACGACATCTGCGAAATCATGAAGGCGTACGACGTCAGCTTCTCGCTGGGTGACGGCCTGCGTCCGGGGTCGATTGCCGACGCCAACGACGAGGCGCAGTTTGGTGAGCTGGAGACCCTTGGCGAGCTGACCAAGATTGCCTGGAAACACGACGTGCAGTGCATGATCGAGGGCCCGGGGCATGTGCCGATGCAGTTAATCAAAGAGAACATGGACAAGCAGCTGGAGTGCTGCGACGAGGCGCCGTTCTACACCCTCGGTCCGCTGACGACGGACATTGCGCCAGGCTACGACCACATCACTTCCGGCATCGGCGCGGCCATGATCGGCTGGTTCGGTTGCGCGATGCTGTGTTACGTCACGCCCAAGGAACATTTAGGGCTGCCGAACAAGGATGACGTCAAAACCGGGATCATCACCTACAAGATCGCTGCCCACGCAGCTGACCTTGCGAAAGGGCATCCAGGTGCGCAGATTCGCGACAATGCGCTGAGCAAGGCGCGCTTCGAGTTTCGCTGGGAAGACCAGTTCAACCTCGGGCTTGACCCGGACACCGCCCGCGCCTACCACGATGAAACGCTGCCAAAAGACTCGGCCAAGGTCGCGCATTTCTGTTCCATGTGCGGGCCGAAGTTCTGCTCCATGAAAATTACCCAGGAAGTGCGCGAGTACGCCGCCAACCAGAAGATCGACGCGGTGGATGTGTCGGTAATTGAAGGTATGCGCGAACAGGCCGAGCGGTTCAAGCAGGAAGGCAGTCAGCTTTATAAGAAAGTGTGA
- a CDS encoding TolC family outer membrane protein has product MLRKLSLAFAVSCASSAMAGAADMPLPTRTGLVSVYQEAVNNNADLAAARASYDAQKEIVPQARAGLLPNISGGADINDTRTSIDQPSAVISRSGTVYRATLSQPIFRADRWFQLKAAKDVSEQALLQLSATEQNLILQSAEDYFSVLRAQDNLASTKAEEAAFKRQLDQARERFDVGLSDKTDVLQAQASYDTARAARIVAKRQVDDAFQALITLTNRDYNSIEGIVHTLPVLAPTPNDAKAWVDTATQQNLNLLASNYAVSAAEETLRQRKAGHAPTVDAVAQYEKGDNDPLGFTNPNYTGQSFHGSVEQRTIGLQVNIPIYSGGLTSSQVREAYARLGQSEQQREGMRRQVVENTRNLHRAVNTDVEQVQARKQSIISNQSALEATEIGYQVGTRNIVDVLDAQRQLYASVRDYNNTRYDYILDNLRLKQAAGTLSPGDLQDLSRFLKADYNPDKDFLPPDLAKEAAKNFERPTQR; this is encoded by the coding sequence ATGCTGCGCAAACTTTCACTGGCCTTTGCCGTGTCGTGTGCTTCGAGTGCAATGGCCGGGGCAGCAGACATGCCGTTGCCAACCAGGACCGGTTTGGTCAGCGTGTATCAGGAGGCGGTGAACAACAATGCTGATTTGGCTGCAGCCCGCGCCAGCTATGACGCCCAGAAGGAAATTGTGCCTCAGGCGCGTGCTGGCCTGTTGCCAAACATCTCGGGCGGCGCCGACATCAATGACACTCGCACCTCGATAGATCAGCCCTCCGCCGTCATCAGCCGCAGCGGGACGGTCTATCGGGCGACGCTCAGCCAGCCCATCTTTCGTGCTGACCGCTGGTTTCAGCTCAAGGCAGCGAAGGATGTCAGCGAGCAGGCGCTTTTGCAGCTGTCTGCCACCGAGCAGAACCTGATTTTGCAAAGCGCCGAGGACTACTTCTCCGTCTTGCGCGCGCAGGACAATCTGGCGTCGACGAAGGCCGAAGAAGCAGCCTTCAAGCGCCAACTTGATCAGGCCCGGGAGCGCTTCGACGTCGGTCTCTCGGACAAAACCGATGTGCTTCAGGCGCAAGCCAGCTACGACACCGCGCGAGCTGCACGGATCGTCGCCAAGCGACAGGTTGATGATGCATTTCAGGCGCTGATCACCCTGACCAATCGCGATTACAACTCGATCGAAGGCATCGTGCATACCTTGCCGGTGCTGGCTCCGACGCCCAATGACGCCAAGGCCTGGGTAGACACTGCAACGCAGCAGAACCTGAATTTGCTGGCCAGTAATTACGCGGTCAGCGCCGCCGAGGAGACCCTTCGTCAGCGCAAGGCGGGGCATGCGCCCACCGTGGATGCTGTCGCCCAATATGAGAAGGGCGACAACGACCCGCTGGGCTTCACCAATCCCAACTACACCGGACAGAGCTTTCACGGCAGCGTCGAGCAACGCACCATCGGCTTGCAGGTAAACATCCCGATCTACAGCGGCGGCCTGACCAGCTCGCAGGTACGCGAGGCCTATGCCCGTCTCGGCCAAAGCGAACAACAGCGTGAAGGCATGCGCCGGCAAGTCGTGGAAAACACCCGAAACCTGCACCGTGCGGTTAATACCGATGTGGAGCAGGTGCAGGCGCGCAAGCAATCCATCATCTCCAACCAAAGCGCGCTGGAGGCCACTGAAATCGGCTATCAGGTCGGCACGCGAAACATCGTCGACGTCTTGGATGCACAGCGGCAGTTGTACGCGTCGGTGCGCGATTACAACAACACCCGCTACGACTATATTCTCGACAACCTGCGCCTGAAACAAGCCGCCGGCACGCTGAGCCCTGGGGACTTGCAGGACCTGTCCCGCTTCCTCAAAGCCGATTACAACCCCGACAAAGACTTCCTGCCGCCGGACCTTGCAAAGGAAGCGGCAAAGAATTTCGAGCGGCCGACGCAGCGGTAA
- the waaA gene encoding lipid IV(A) 3-deoxy-D-manno-octulosonic acid transferase — MNRTLYSILFHLGLPLIALRLWLRARKAPAYAQRVGERFALGLPAMQRGGIWVHAVSVGESIAAAPMIRALLARYPQLPITVTCMTPTGSERIQSLFANEPRVQHCYLPYDFPWAAARFLDHVQPKIGVIMETELWPNHIHQCAKRGIATVLANARLSERSARGYGRFAGLTRPMLAEMSLIAVQTETEAQRFRDLGARPECVTVTGSIKFDLTIDPQLLASAIEQRKQWQTLARPVWIAASTHAGEDEVVLAAHRAVMESHPDALLILVPRHPERFSSVFELSQQQGFMSVRRSTGESVTHGTSVLVGDTMGELLFLYALADLAFVGGSLVPNGGHNLLEPAALGKPVLSGPHLFNFLEIAAMLRNARALEEVSDSAELAAAVRRLIDQPERAKEIADAGLAVMKANQGALQKLLDGIARLLH; from the coding sequence ATGAATAGAACCCTCTACAGCATCCTGTTTCACCTTGGCCTTCCACTGATCGCCCTGCGCCTCTGGCTGCGCGCGCGCAAGGCGCCGGCGTATGCACAGCGTGTCGGCGAGCGCTTTGCGCTGGGTCTGCCCGCCATGCAGCGCGGCGGCATCTGGGTTCATGCGGTGTCCGTGGGCGAAAGTATCGCGGCAGCACCGATGATTCGGGCGTTGCTGGCCCGCTATCCGCAGTTGCCGATCACTGTTACGTGCATGACGCCCACGGGGTCGGAGCGGATTCAATCCCTTTTTGCCAACGAACCACGCGTCCAGCACTGTTATCTGCCCTACGACTTCCCATGGGCAGCCGCGCGTTTTCTCGATCACGTCCAGCCGAAGATTGGCGTGATCATGGAAACCGAGCTGTGGCCCAACCACATTCACCAATGTGCGAAGCGCGGCATCGCGACGGTATTGGCGAACGCGCGACTGTCGGAACGCTCCGCGCGCGGCTATGGACGTTTTGCCGGCCTGACGCGTCCGATGCTTGCCGAGATGAGCCTGATTGCCGTGCAGACCGAAACCGAAGCGCAGCGCTTTCGCGATTTGGGCGCCCGGCCGGAGTGCGTCACCGTGACCGGCTCGATCAAATTCGACCTGACCATTGATCCGCAACTGCTGGCCAGTGCCATTGAGCAGCGCAAGCAGTGGCAAACCCTGGCGCGTCCAGTGTGGATAGCCGCAAGCACCCACGCGGGCGAAGACGAAGTGGTCTTGGCCGCCCACCGCGCAGTGATGGAAAGCCATCCTGACGCGCTGTTGATTCTGGTGCCCCGTCATCCGGAGCGATTCAGCAGCGTGTTTGAGCTCAGCCAGCAACAGGGGTTTATGAGCGTGCGACGTTCGACCGGAGAGTCAGTCACCCACGGCACTTCGGTTCTGGTAGGCGATACGATGGGGGAGTTGCTGTTTCTCTACGCACTGGCCGACCTTGCCTTCGTCGGCGGTAGTCTGGTCCCCAATGGCGGTCATAACCTGCTGGAGCCGGCGGCACTCGGTAAGCCCGTTTTGAGTGGCCCCCATCTCTTCAACTTCCTCGAAATCGCCGCGATGCTGCGCAATGCCCGAGCTCTTGAAGAGGTCAGTGACTCAGCCGAATTGGCCGCAGCCGTTCGGAGATTGATCGACCAGCCCGAGCGAGCGAAAGAGATAGCCGACGCCGGCCTTGCCGTGATGAAGGCCAATCAGGGCGCGCTGCAGAAACTGCTGGATGGGATCGCGCGGTTGCTGCACTGA
- a CDS encoding DMT family transporter, whose protein sequence is MSAYYLLAIAICAEVIGTVSMKAVKGFSTPIPLLLVIVGYAIAFWMLTLVVRTIPVGVAYAVWAGMGIVMVSIAALFIYGQKLDLPAIAGMGLIVAGVVVIQLFSKTAGH, encoded by the coding sequence ATGTCCGCCTACTACCTGTTGGCCATCGCTATTTGTGCCGAGGTCATCGGCACTGTCTCCATGAAAGCCGTAAAAGGCTTCAGCACGCCGATTCCACTGCTGCTGGTGATCGTCGGCTATGCCATCGCATTCTGGATGCTCACGCTGGTGGTGCGAACCATCCCGGTCGGCGTTGCGTATGCCGTGTGGGCCGGCATGGGGATTGTCATGGTCAGCATCGCTGCGCTGTTTATCTACGGCCAGAAACTCGATTTGCCTGCCATCGCCGGTATGGGGCTGATCGTCGCAGGGGTCGTGGTGATCCAGCTATTCTCGAAGACGGCGGGACATTAA
- a CDS encoding NAD(P)/FAD-dependent oxidoreductase: MSSAISTDVLIVGAGVAGLWLNARLRHQGFSTVVVEKASLGGGQTLKSQGIIHGGAKYALHGALSGASEAIADMPRRWREALAGKGELDLSGVRLLSEAHYLWSPGTIAGNLTSFFASKAVRGRVDQVKGSDLPPALQDPRFKGKVYRLAELVIDIPSLVKKLADLAGDSLLAGQNIEPLRQDGELVGLRVDGRDIHAQRVVLSAGGGMADLLQALNVSQPAMQRRPLHMVLVKGPTLKPLYAHCLGGGPKPRITVTTHPAADGQWVWYLGGDIAEAEGVAREPAEQIAAAKKELTNLLPWVDLSQAQFATLRVDRAEPQQSGLVRPDNAFLDVQGRLMVGWPTKLALAPDFADRVLASLSRDDIHPTPQPPYTDFPKPPLAIPVWDQLLP, translated from the coding sequence ATGTCATCTGCTATTTCCACTGATGTCCTGATTGTCGGCGCAGGCGTTGCCGGCCTCTGGCTCAACGCGCGGCTGCGGCATCAAGGCTTCTCGACGGTGGTGGTGGAGAAGGCCAGCCTTGGTGGTGGCCAGACATTGAAGTCCCAGGGGATCATTCACGGCGGTGCAAAATATGCGCTGCACGGCGCGCTGTCGGGCGCGTCGGAAGCCATCGCCGACATGCCTCGTCGGTGGCGCGAAGCGCTGGCCGGCAAAGGCGAACTGGATCTCTCGGGCGTACGCCTGCTCTCTGAAGCTCACTATCTCTGGTCGCCTGGCACCATCGCGGGCAACCTGACCAGTTTCTTCGCCAGCAAGGCCGTGCGCGGCCGTGTCGATCAGGTCAAGGGCAGCGACTTGCCGCCAGCACTGCAAGACCCTAGGTTCAAGGGCAAGGTCTACCGGCTGGCCGAGCTGGTCATCGACATCCCCAGCCTGGTGAAAAAACTGGCCGACCTGGCCGGCGACAGCTTGCTTGCGGGCCAGAACATCGAACCGCTGCGCCAGGATGGCGAACTGGTCGGACTGCGCGTCGACGGCCGCGACATTCATGCCCAGCGAGTGGTGCTCAGCGCCGGCGGTGGAATGGCTGACCTGCTGCAGGCACTCAACGTGAGTCAGCCGGCCATGCAACGCCGCCCCCTTCACATGGTGCTGGTCAAGGGCCCGACGCTCAAACCGCTCTATGCGCATTGCCTGGGCGGCGGGCCCAAGCCGCGGATCACCGTGACCACACACCCTGCGGCCGACGGCCAGTGGGTCTGGTACCTGGGCGGCGACATCGCCGAGGCTGAAGGCGTCGCCCGCGAACCCGCCGAGCAGATTGCCGCAGCCAAAAAAGAGCTCACCAACCTGCTGCCCTGGGTGGACCTCAGCCAGGCGCAATTCGCCACCTTGCGCGTGGACCGTGCCGAGCCGCAGCAAAGCGGGCTGGTGCGCCCCGACAACGCCTTTCTGGACGTGCAGGGCCGCTTGATGGTGGGCTGGCCGACCAAACTTGCTCTGGCGCCCGATTTTGCCGACCGCGTGCTGGCATCGCTGTCGCGCGATGATATCCACCCCACACCCCAGCCACCCTACACGGACTTTCCAAAGCCGCCCCTTGCCATTCCGGTCTGGGATCAACTGCTGCCATGA
- a CDS encoding aldo/keto reductase: MNTLHDLHRPLGALGINVSPLGLGTVKLGRDQGVKYPNGFKIPDDFEAQMLLKMARDLGINLIDTAPAYGRSEERLGPLLRGQRQDWVIVSKVGEEFEAGQSRHDFSAAHTRLSVERSLQRLETDFIDLVLVHSDGNDLHVLNECAVYQTLTELKREGKIRGFGFSGKTVEGGLLALQQGDCAMVTYNLNEQGEKPVLDYAAAHNKAVLVKKALASGHVCLSPGVDPVRASFELLFEHPGVTGAIVGTINPLHLAHNVATAAAVIRRQS, translated from the coding sequence ATGAATACCCTGCACGATCTGCATCGACCGCTCGGCGCGCTTGGCATCAACGTTTCCCCTCTGGGCCTGGGCACGGTGAAACTGGGTCGGGACCAGGGTGTTAAGTACCCCAATGGCTTCAAAATTCCTGATGACTTTGAAGCGCAGATGCTGCTCAAGATGGCCCGGGATCTGGGCATCAACCTGATTGATACCGCGCCGGCGTACGGTCGCAGTGAAGAGCGTCTCGGGCCTCTGCTGCGCGGACAACGTCAGGATTGGGTGATCGTCAGCAAGGTCGGCGAGGAGTTCGAAGCCGGTCAGTCGCGACACGATTTCAGCGCTGCCCACACGCGCCTGTCGGTGGAACGCAGTCTCCAGCGCCTTGAGACGGACTTCATCGACCTGGTGCTGGTGCATTCCGACGGCAATGATTTGCACGTGCTCAACGAGTGCGCCGTTTACCAGACCCTGACCGAGCTCAAGCGCGAGGGCAAGATTCGCGGGTTCGGGTTTTCCGGCAAGACCGTCGAGGGCGGACTGTTGGCGTTGCAGCAGGGCGACTGCGCAATGGTCACTTACAACCTCAACGAACAGGGCGAGAAACCGGTTCTGGACTACGCTGCCGCACACAACAAAGCGGTGCTGGTCAAAAAGGCGCTGGCGAGCGGACATGTATGCCTGAGCCCCGGTGTCGATCCGGTGCGCGCCAGTTTCGAGCTGCTGTTTGAGCATCCTGGCGTAACGGGTGCTATCGTCGGCACCATCAATCCGCTGCATCTGGCCCATAACGTGGCAACCGCCGCTGCCGTGATCCGTCGTCAGTCCTAA
- a CDS encoding glycosyltransferase — translation MKVMLLVMDEQRVILDGLYETVRQHCDTCDIFRLSKQQQLNLGPFLASVDYQRYDRVVIFSRVKRLARQRAVLKCIPGLIFLEHDAYQNYMDASKYCGLYSRLYRQLPWSRALLSGAVVARRMRGEGIDAVFVSKGYDQQMLRNLGQPRDIPVGFLGSLKSREYSQRKQLVENLAQRAGMLVTRTASGTEYLETLNRIRIFVSADIGMGEFMIKNFEAMACGCVLLAWSQGEEDDLLGFKEGQNVLFYRTEEEAVEKIRLLQSDPDLAARIAAAGQAFAEERYSFARVGRDLATEIQREMRPWRRPSALTRTWVKLRHGMQVPA, via the coding sequence ATGAAAGTCATGTTACTGGTGATGGATGAGCAGCGCGTCATTCTGGACGGCCTGTACGAAACCGTACGGCAGCATTGTGACACCTGCGACATCTTTCGCCTGAGCAAGCAGCAGCAGCTGAACCTCGGCCCGTTTCTCGCCTCGGTCGATTACCAGCGCTACGACCGGGTGGTGATCTTCTCCAGAGTCAAGCGGCTTGCTCGCCAACGTGCAGTGCTCAAATGCATTCCCGGGCTGATCTTTCTTGAGCACGACGCGTATCAGAATTACATGGACGCCAGCAAATACTGCGGTCTGTATTCACGCCTGTACCGCCAGTTGCCATGGAGCCGAGCGCTGCTGTCCGGCGCAGTCGTGGCCCGCCGCATGCGTGGCGAAGGCATCGACGCGGTGTTTGTCTCCAAGGGCTACGACCAGCAAATGCTGCGCAATCTCGGCCAGCCTCGGGACATTCCGGTGGGCTTTCTGGGCAGCCTGAAAAGCCGCGAGTATTCGCAGCGCAAGCAACTGGTGGAAAACCTTGCACAGCGCGCCGGCATGCTGGTTACTCGCACAGCGTCAGGGACCGAGTACCTCGAAACGCTCAATCGCATCCGGATCTTCGTCAGCGCCGACATCGGTATGGGCGAGTTCATGATCAAAAACTTTGAAGCCATGGCCTGCGGTTGCGTGCTGCTCGCGTGGAGCCAGGGTGAAGAGGACGACCTGCTGGGTTTCAAGGAAGGTCAAAACGTCCTGTTCTATCGCACCGAAGAAGAAGCCGTCGAGAAGATTCGTCTGCTTCAGAGTGACCCCGATCTTGCTGCCCGCATCGCCGCTGCCGGTCAGGCCTTCGCTGAGGAGCGTTATTCCTTTGCTCGCGTGGGCCGCGATCTCGCTACTGAAATCCAGCGGGAAATGCGTCCATGGCGGCGCCCATCCGCCCTGACCCGAACTTGGGTCAAGCTGCGCCACGGCATGCAGGTGCCGGCCTGA
- the hldE gene encoding bifunctional D-glycero-beta-D-manno-heptose-7-phosphate kinase/D-glycero-beta-D-manno-heptose 1-phosphate adenylyltransferase HldE — protein MKLSMPRFDQAQVLVVGDVMLDRYWHGGTSRISPEAPVPVVKVDQIEDRPGGAANVALNIAALGAKASLVGVTGVDEAADSLSNSLKAAGVHASFQRIAHQPTIVKLRVMSRHQQLLRIDFEEPFATDPEALSREVDALLDGIKVLVLSDYGKGALKNHQVLINAARDRGIPVLADPKGKDFAIYRGASLITPNLSEFEAIVGHCVDEAELVAKGAALMQDLNLGALLVTRGEHGMTLLRPDQPTLHLPARAREVFDVTGAGDTVISTLAAAIAAGEELPHAVALANLAAGIVVGKLGTAAISAPELRRAIQRAEGSERGVLTLDQLLLAIDDARAHNEKIVFTNGCFDILHAGHVTYLEQARAQGDRLIVAVNDDASVSRLKGPGRPINSVDRRMAVLAGLGAVDWVISFPEATPENLLTHVRPDVLVKGGDYSVDQVVGADIVASYGGTVKVLGLVANSSTTAIVEKIRGQD, from the coding sequence ATGAAGTTGTCCATGCCGCGTTTTGATCAGGCTCAAGTGTTAGTCGTCGGCGATGTCATGCTCGACCGCTACTGGCACGGTGGCACTTCAAGAATCTCCCCCGAAGCACCGGTCCCGGTGGTCAAAGTCGATCAAATCGAAGACCGTCCGGGCGGTGCCGCCAACGTTGCCCTTAACATTGCAGCGCTCGGCGCCAAGGCATCACTCGTCGGTGTCACCGGTGTCGACGAAGCCGCCGACAGCCTGAGCAACAGCCTCAAGGCCGCTGGCGTCCACGCCAGCTTTCAACGCATTGCCCATCAGCCGACCATCGTCAAACTGCGCGTGATGAGCCGGCACCAGCAACTGCTGCGCATCGACTTCGAAGAACCCTTTGCCACTGATCCCGAGGCGCTGAGTCGTGAGGTTGATGCGTTGCTCGATGGCATCAAGGTGCTGGTTCTGTCCGACTACGGCAAAGGCGCCCTGAAGAATCACCAGGTCCTGATCAACGCCGCTCGCGATCGCGGTATCCCGGTTTTGGCCGACCCTAAGGGCAAAGACTTTGCGATCTATCGCGGTGCCAGTCTGATCACCCCGAACCTGAGCGAGTTTGAAGCCATCGTCGGCCACTGCGTTGATGAAGCAGAGTTGGTTGCCAAAGGCGCGGCGCTGATGCAAGACCTGAACCTGGGTGCTTTGCTGGTCACTCGCGGCGAGCATGGCATGACTTTGCTGCGTCCGGACCAACCGACGCTGCACCTTCCAGCCCGCGCCCGCGAAGTGTTCGACGTAACCGGTGCTGGCGATACGGTCATTTCCACGCTGGCGGCGGCCATTGCTGCGGGTGAGGAACTGCCGCACGCCGTGGCGCTCGCCAACCTGGCGGCGGGCATCGTCGTCGGCAAGCTGGGCACCGCCGCAATCAGCGCCCCGGAACTGCGCCGTGCCATACAGCGCGCCGAAGGCTCCGAGCGCGGCGTGCTGACCCTCGATCAATTGCTGCTGGCGATCGACGATGCGCGCGCCCACAACGAGAAGATCGTGTTCACTAATGGCTGTTTCGATATCTTGCACGCAGGTCATGTCACCTATCTGGAGCAGGCGCGTGCGCAGGGGGATCGGCTGATCGTAGCGGTCAACGATGATGCCTCGGTCAGTCGCCTGAAGGGGCCGGGGCGCCCCATCAATAGCGTTGACCGACGCATGGCGGTACTGGCGGGACTTGGCGCGGTGGACTGGGTAATAAGCTTCCCGGAGGCCACTCCTGAAAATCTTCTGACCCATGTCCGTCCCGACGTGCTGGTGAAGGGCGGCGATTACTCGGTCGATCAGGTCGTCGGCGCTGACATCGTTGCGTCTTATGGCGGGACCGTGAAAGTGCTGGGGCTAGTGGCAAACAGTTCGACGACAGCCATCGTCGAGAAGATCCGCGGCCAGGACTGA